From Stigmatopora nigra isolate UIUO_SnigA chromosome 17, RoL_Snig_1.1, whole genome shotgun sequence, a single genomic window includes:
- the LOC144210400 gene encoding FYN-binding protein 1-like produces the protein MENKADVKAIMARFQANSANDDNSSPTPRPKTPLNHTLSSVPAIPSKKPVLESLSGGSLNPISKPFAYPKGPSPIKTDPETSKPNKTKSLASKFNSDETQKPSPDRWKPSESRPEPKIPSLKPPLSTSLSSPRLPGPKPTPAGLKPTLAKEDQSIGPPPKVPPSYRKPNSSMVKLRQRSQTNTDQTSPPSDFLAPQEVWNKDPDQSPSNPLPTVVSNPASPPPKPPASKKPSMKKPAPPSSIPDPGSPDDSTNEPKRNPLPNTFKLGPAPPKPQRPPKVDIDDFRRAAGVFTGNSTLKKTMARPPSSNHTGRPQPPQSALPSLPPRPLTNIVHQEESYDDVDIVNINSNSPPPLPPSTDHPSFRPKEEDDDDSGDMYEPLDETWDEHEKKKEKEDKRQLEIEKKEQKGREKKEQEARKKFKLVGPVEVVHRGKACGDCKGGKMELVLKRGDSLDIIRVQGNPEGKWLGRKHDGTIGYVKIPLMDIDFNTLKNHPAQHGYTSDVYDDVDVASSDSSGISGHGVLLPPPPVEDQELYNDVMDSDLDVSSSHSRSSVTKTSGLVKMFERNRRPIGTQVLPPPSQFAQGGNAADDEIYYDVDAPNHPPPPPISSIPTPRSRDKADEMDAKKAKKFEKEEKDFRKKFKFDGDIRVLYRVTVSPALTHKKWGGKELALKAGEKLDVIIKGADDKIICRNEEGKFGYVSTCHISMDDGETYDDIGDDYIYVNDDD, from the exons ATG GAAAACAAGGCCGACGTCAAAGCTATCATGGCTCGTTTTCAGGCTAACAGCGCCAATGACGACAACTCCTCCCCAACACCGAGACCCAAAACTCCCCTCAACCACACCCTCTCCTCCGTCCCCGCCATCCCATCCAAGAAACCCGTCCTGGAAAGCCTTTCAGGTGGCTCCTTAAACCCAATCTCCAAACCCTTTGCCTACCCCAAAGGCCCATCACCCATCAAAACTGACCCCGAGACCTCCAaacccaacaaaacaaaatctttAGCTAGCAAGTTCAACTCCGATGAGACACAAAAACCTTCACCAGACCGCTGGAAACCATCAGAATCCAGACCTGAACCCAAAATCCCTTCCCTCAAACCTCCTCTCAGTACCAGCCTTTCCAGCCCCAGACTTCCCGGTCCCAAACCCACCCCAGCAGGACTCAAACCCACCTTAGCAAAAGAAGACCAGAGCATAGGTCCGCCCCCAAAGGTGCCCCCCTCGTACCGAAAACCCAACAGCAGCATGGTCAAATTACGTCAACGTAGCCAAACCAACACGGACCAAACTTCCCCTCCAAGCGATTTCTTGGCCCCCCAAGAGGTTTGGAACAAGGACCCAGATCAGTCCCCGTCAAACCCATTACCGACCGTGGTGTCCAATCCCGCCAGTCCTCCTCCAAAACCCCCAGCCAGTAAGAAGCCCAGCATGAAAAAGCCAGCTCCGCCCTCTAGTATTCCAGACCCGGGCTCTCCTGACGACTCCACTAACGAACCAAAACGCAACCCCCTTCCAAACACCTTCAAACTGGGACCAGCACCCCCCAAACCTCAACGACCCCCTAAAGTTGACATCGACGACTTCAGAAGAGCAGCTGGAGTTTTTACGG GAAATAGCACTTTGAAGAAAACCATGGCCCGGCCTCCCTCCTCCAACCACACTGGGCGACCTCAACCGCCTCAAAGCGCCCTTCCAAGTCTGCCTCCACGACCTTTGACAAACAT TGTGCACCAGGAAGAATCCTACGACGATGTCGACATCGTGAACATCAACTCAAATTCTCCGCCTCCTCTGCCACCGTCCACAG ATCATCCAAGTTTCAGGCCCAAG GAAGAGGATGATGACGACAGTGGGGACATGTATGAGCCTCTTGATGAAACCTG GGACGAACAtgagaagaaaaaggaaaaagaggacAAACGCCAACTGGAAATTGAGAAGAAAGAGCAAAAGGGACGTGAGAAGAAAGAACAAGAAGCCAGAAAGAAATTCAAG CTGGTTGGACCGGTGGAGGTGGTTCATCGTGGAAAAGCTTGCGGAGATTGTAAAGGAGGAAAGATGGAACTGGTACTGAAGAGAGGAGACAGTCTGGACATTATTCGAGTCCAAGGAAACCCGGAGGGGAAGTGGTTGGGACGCAAACATGATGGGACAA TTGGCTACGTGAAAATCCCATTAATGGACATTGACTTTAACACGTTAAAGAATCATCCGGCCCAGCACGGCTACACCAGCGACGTTTACGACGACGTGGACGTGGCCTCGTCAGACAGCAG TGGAATTAGCGGCCATGGAg TTCTTTTGCcgcctcctccagtggaagatCAGGAACTCTACAACGATGTCATGGATTCAGACTTGGATGTGAG CTCCTCCCACTCCAGGTCGTCCGTCACAAAGACGTCGGGCCTCGTCAAGATGTTCGAACGAAACAGACGTCCAATCGGCACACAAGT ATTGCCTCCACCCAGTCAGTTTGCACAAGGAGGAAATGCAg CTGACGATGAGATCTACTACGATGTGGATGCCCCAAACCATCCTCCACCTCCACCTATCAGCAG CATCCCGACCCCGCGATCTCGAGACAAAGCGGACGAAATGGAcgccaaaaaagctaaaaagttcgagaaagaagaaaaagactttAGGAAAAAATTCAAA TTTGATGGAGATATCCGGGTGCTCTATCGAGTGACCGTCAGCCCCGCGTTAACCCACAAAAAATGGGGTGGCAAAGAACTGGCGCTAAAAGCAGGGGAAAAACTGGACGTGATCATCAAAGGCGCCGATGATAAAATCATTTGTCGGAATGAAGAAGGAAAAT TTGGCTATGTTTCAACGTGCCACATTTCCATGGA TGATGGTGAAACTTATGATGATATTGGTGATG atTACATCTATGTCAATGACGATGACTGA
- the rbp4l gene encoding retinol binding protein 4, like — protein sequence MASSKLTLLLLALSWIESCWAASCVVDSFSVKQDFDPKRYSGKWYALQKKDPEGLFLQDNISAEYTIDDDGSMTASSKGRVTLFGFWVVCADMAAQYSVPDPTTPGKMFMNYQGLASYLSSGGDNYWVIDTDYDNYAITYACRTVKDDGSCEDGYAIVFSRNPRGLPPAIQRIVRQKQEDICMVGEFQPVLQSGAC from the exons ATGGCGTCCTCCAAGCTGACCCTCCTGCTACTGGCGCTGTCCTGGATCGAGAGCTGCTGGGCCGCCTCATGTGTGGTGGACAGCTTTTCCGTTAAGCAAGACTTTGACCCTAAGAGA TACTCCGGGAAATGGTACGCTCTGCAAAAGAAGGATCCGGAAGGCCTGTTCCTGCAAGATAACATCTCGGCAGAATACACCATTGATGATGATGGCAGCATGACGGCTTCCTCCAAGGGACGGGTTACCCTCTTTGG ATTCTGGGTGGTCTGCGCCGACATGGCTGCCCAGTACTCTGTCCCCGACCCAACCACCCCCGGCAAGATGTTTATGAACTACCAGGGATTGGCTAGCTACCTGTCTAGCGGAG GTGACAACTACTGGGTGATTGACACTGACTACGACAACTACGCCATCACTTACGCCTGCCGTACCGTCAAGGACGACGGCAGCTGCGAGGACGGCTACGCCATCGTCTTCTCCAGGAACCCACGTGGTCTGCCCCCCGCCATCCAGCGTATCGTGCGTCAGAAGCAGGAGGATATCTGCATGGTGGGAGAATTCCAGCCCGTGCTGCAATCTGGCGCTTGCTAA